A region from the Vanacampus margaritifer isolate UIUO_Vmar chromosome 5, RoL_Vmar_1.0, whole genome shotgun sequence genome encodes:
- the jam3a gene encoding junctional adhesion molecule 3B isoform X1 encodes MSVVMAKSRTTSALCAASLCLVCSIMCHVPSSLAVILRTTDKIVWANEFESVELTCLIESISTNNPRIEWKKIRNGIPSYVYFQRKIAGDLENRAQLREPANILIFNTTRADTAEYRCEVAAIDDQRDFDEILISLAVRVKPVVPRCSVPEAVTVGTSTELRCLENEGFPAPVYRWFQNNEELPQDPKNTPKFINATYTINTDTGSLKFRRVRKEDAGEYYCQAKNDAGHAQCPSQWMEVYDVDILDIVLKSVGGVIAVIFVIGCIWHCISRAFSSKKGQNENEFSWPAQADGVDYGDADEGHFRHKSSFII; translated from the exons ATGTCGGTCGTGATGGCGAAAAGCAGGACAACATCTGCTTTGTGTGCGGCGTCACTTTGTCTTGTGTGCTCCATCATGT GCCACGTCCCATCATCGCTTGCAGTAATCCTCCGAACCACAGACAAGATCGTGTGGGCAAACGAGTTTGAAT CCGTCGAGCTGACCTGCTTAATAGAGTCCATATCCACCAACAACCCAAGGATTGAGTGGAAGAAGATTAGGAACGGTATCCCGAGCTATGTTTACTTCCAAAGGAAGATAGCAG GCGACTTGGAGAACAGGGCACAGCTCAGAGAGCCGGCCAACATTCTGATCTTTAACACCACCCGCGCAGACACGGCCGAGTATCGCTGCGAGGTGGCCGCCATCGACGATCAGAGGGACTTTGATGAAATTCTCATTAGTCTTGCAGTCAGAg TGAAACCCGTGGTGCCCCGATGCAGCGTGCCCGAGGCGGTCACGGTGGGTACGTCGACCGAGCTCCGGTGTCTGGAGAACGAGGGCTTCCCGGCACCCGTCTACCGCTGGTTCCAAAACAACGAGGAGCTTCCCCAGGACCCCAAGAACACCCCCAAGTTTATCAATGCCACATACACCATTAACACCGACACCGGAAGCCTG AAATTCCGCAGGGTGCGGAAGGAGGACGCAGGGGAGTACTACTGCCAGGCTAAGAATGACGCCGGCCACGCCCAGTGTCCCTCCCAGTGGATGGAAGTCT ATGATGTTGACATCCTCGACATTGTTCTCAAGTCTGTCGGCGGCGTGATAGCAGTCATCTTTGTGATCGGCTGCATTTGGCATTGCATTTCACGCGCCTTCTCCTCCAAAAAAGGCCAAAATGAAAACGA ATTCAGTTGGCCGGCGCAGGCCGATGGTGTCGACTATGGCGATGCAGATGAG ggACATTTCCGCCACAAGTCATCTTTCATCATCTGA
- the jam3a gene encoding junctional adhesion molecule 3B isoform X2 — protein MRRCKMAIVRLIACCVLCTSLGHVPSSLAVILRTTDKIVWANEFESVELTCLIESISTNNPRIEWKKIRNGIPSYVYFQRKIAGDLENRAQLREPANILIFNTTRADTAEYRCEVAAIDDQRDFDEILISLAVRVKPVVPRCSVPEAVTVGTSTELRCLENEGFPAPVYRWFQNNEELPQDPKNTPKFINATYTINTDTGSLKFRRVRKEDAGEYYCQAKNDAGHAQCPSQWMEVYDVDILDIVLKSVGGVIAVIFVIGCIWHCISRAFSSKKGQNENEFSWPAQADGVDYGDADEGHFRHKSSFII, from the exons ATGAGACGCTGCAAGATGGCGATTGTGCGACTGATAGCGTGTTGTGTGCTGTGCACGAGCCTCG GCCACGTCCCATCATCGCTTGCAGTAATCCTCCGAACCACAGACAAGATCGTGTGGGCAAACGAGTTTGAAT CCGTCGAGCTGACCTGCTTAATAGAGTCCATATCCACCAACAACCCAAGGATTGAGTGGAAGAAGATTAGGAACGGTATCCCGAGCTATGTTTACTTCCAAAGGAAGATAGCAG GCGACTTGGAGAACAGGGCACAGCTCAGAGAGCCGGCCAACATTCTGATCTTTAACACCACCCGCGCAGACACGGCCGAGTATCGCTGCGAGGTGGCCGCCATCGACGATCAGAGGGACTTTGATGAAATTCTCATTAGTCTTGCAGTCAGAg TGAAACCCGTGGTGCCCCGATGCAGCGTGCCCGAGGCGGTCACGGTGGGTACGTCGACCGAGCTCCGGTGTCTGGAGAACGAGGGCTTCCCGGCACCCGTCTACCGCTGGTTCCAAAACAACGAGGAGCTTCCCCAGGACCCCAAGAACACCCCCAAGTTTATCAATGCCACATACACCATTAACACCGACACCGGAAGCCTG AAATTCCGCAGGGTGCGGAAGGAGGACGCAGGGGAGTACTACTGCCAGGCTAAGAATGACGCCGGCCACGCCCAGTGTCCCTCCCAGTGGATGGAAGTCT ATGATGTTGACATCCTCGACATTGTTCTCAAGTCTGTCGGCGGCGTGATAGCAGTCATCTTTGTGATCGGCTGCATTTGGCATTGCATTTCACGCGCCTTCTCCTCCAAAAAAGGCCAAAATGAAAACGA ATTCAGTTGGCCGGCGCAGGCCGATGGTGTCGACTATGGCGATGCAGATGAG ggACATTTCCGCCACAAGTCATCTTTCATCATCTGA
- the LOC144051832 gene encoding vacuolar protein sorting-associated protein 26B-like, whose product MSFFSFGQNAEIDVVLNDAETRKKAEHKTEDGKKDKYFLFYDGETVSGRVNVTLKSPGKRLEHQGIKIEFVGQIELYYDRGNHHEFVSLVKDLARPGEMTQSQTFDFEFTHVEKPYESYTGQNVKLRYFLRATVIRRLNDISKELDIVVHTLSTYPELNSSIKMEVGIEDCLHIEFEYNKSKYHLKDVIVGKIYFLLVRIKIKHMEIDIIKRETTGTGPSVYHENDTIAKYEIMDGAPVRGESIPIRLFLAGYDLTPTMRDINKKFSVRYYLNLVLIDEEERRYFKQQEITLWRKGDVVRKSMSHQAAIASQRYEGSAASESALEQCAKEDSGYEPRLRLDRGSP is encoded by the exons ATGAGCTTCTTCAGTTTCGGACAAAATGCTGAGATCGACGTGGTGCTCAACGACGCCGAGACGAGGAAGAAGGCAGAGCACAAAACGGAGGATGGCAAGAAAGACAAGTATTTCCTCTTCTACGACGGCGAGACCGTCAGCGGCAGGGTCAACGTCACGCTCAAGAGCCCCGGAAAGAGGCTGGAGCACCAGGGCATCAAGATTGAATTTGTCGGACAGATTG AGCTATATTACGACAGAGGGAACCACCACGAGTTTGTGTCCCTGGTGAAAGACTTGGCGAGGCCTGGTGAGATGACCCAGTCGCAGACATTCGATTTTGAGTTCACTCATGTGGAAAAGCCCTACGAGTCTTACACGGGCCAGAATGTCAAACTCAG GTACTTCCTGCGCGCGACCGTGATCCGAAGACTTAATGATATCAGCAAAGAGTTGGACATTGTGGTGCACACGTTAAGCACGTATCCCGAACTTAACTCCTCCATTAAAATGGAAGTCGGCATCGAGGACTGTCTCCACATTGAGTTTGAGTACAACAAATCCAA ATATCACCTAAAAGACGTCATTGTGGGGAAAATCTATTTCCTGCTGGTGAGGATTAAGATAAAGCACATGGAGATTGACATTATTAAGCGGGAGACGACCGGCACAGGCCCCAGCGTGTACCATGAAAACGACACCATCGCCAAGTACGAGATTATGGACGGAGCACCAGTCAGGG gcgaGTCTATCCCCATCCGGTTGTTTCTGGCCGGCTACGACCTGACTCCCACCATGCGAGACATCAACAAGAAGTTCTCAGTGCGCTACTACCTGAATCTGGTGTTGATCGACGAGGAGGAGAGACGCTACTTCAAACAGCAG GAGATCACTCTGTGGCGGAAAGGTGACGTGGTGAGGAAGAGCATGTCCCATCAGGCCGCAATCGCCTCCCAGCGCTACGAGGGTTCGGCCGCCTCAGAGAGCGCGTTGGAGCAGTGCGCCAAGGAAGACAGCGGGTACGAGCCCCGACTTCGACTGGACCGAGGGT